In Paenibacillus sp. FSL M7-0420, a single genomic region encodes these proteins:
- a CDS encoding methyl-accepting chemotaxis protein, with protein MFKSVNRFTGKLRSRSLQRQMMMLFTIMLVIPILLVSYFSYSSAKRELELKMQKATHSSVDLVAGTIQEYVSAAMRNVDLLSRQIESSGLDVKAPATRELIDEFMKAHPELEILTAGNEQGAWMKAPDPGKQDYDPRTRDWYKASMQNAGTTTIIDPFVSATTGNYTLFISHSLEDGKGAVTTSLNLKAMSERIHTTHPGETGYFYIVDRNDKFVSYPGKAAGEDVADYIVKMLANDSGDLHYTNPDTEMEMQGYYTTDPSTGFKIVGILPTQEFSDASQPIIYTGLMVLAVALLVALTLMYLIVRSITKPIRSLNRSAQRVSEGYLNEQIQMNRVDEIGQLAQNYNLMVGSLRGIVSDISETSGQLAASSQQLNATTEENSRATAYVAELVQDSSEGAQTQTSAMAETSRAMEEMSSGIQRIAEAAASIVDSSASTEADVRSGSRKMEQVSQQMDAIRTSTHHSSQLIGQLNGLNDEVSVMSSAITAIAVQTNLLSLNAGIEAARAGEQGRGFAVVAAEVRKLADQSKNTAGDIQDTLQQMTRLIDQTYEAIRHTVAADVELGIQVTAEAKESFNSIEQSTAKINSQLHDISAITEQMSAGAQEVAASVHEISGISRSTSDAFQSVTAATQEQLASMEEISASSTELSRMAGDLQLKIERFKLED; from the coding sequence ATGTTCAAGTCAGTCAACCGCTTCACCGGCAAGCTCAGATCACGATCACTGCAAAGACAAATGATGATGCTGTTCACCATTATGCTGGTGATCCCGATCCTCTTGGTCAGTTATTTCTCCTATTCCAGTGCGAAACGGGAATTGGAGCTTAAGATGCAGAAAGCCACGCATTCCAGTGTCGATCTGGTCGCCGGGACCATCCAAGAATATGTATCCGCTGCTATGCGGAATGTAGATTTGCTCAGCCGCCAGATTGAGTCTTCCGGGCTCGATGTGAAGGCTCCCGCAACACGTGAACTCATCGATGAGTTCATGAAGGCACATCCCGAGCTGGAGATTCTTACGGCGGGTAACGAACAAGGTGCCTGGATGAAGGCCCCGGACCCCGGCAAACAGGATTATGATCCGCGTACACGGGACTGGTATAAGGCGTCCATGCAGAATGCCGGTACCACTACAATCATTGATCCCTTTGTCTCCGCAACAACCGGCAATTATACGCTGTTCATCTCCCATTCACTGGAGGATGGCAAAGGAGCTGTGACCACAAGCCTCAATCTCAAGGCAATGAGTGAAAGAATCCATACCACCCATCCAGGTGAGACCGGCTACTTCTACATTGTGGACCGTAATGATAAATTCGTCTCTTATCCGGGCAAAGCAGCAGGTGAAGATGTAGCAGATTATATAGTGAAAATGCTGGCAAACGACAGCGGGGACCTGCACTATACCAATCCGGACACGGAGATGGAGATGCAGGGTTATTATACAACGGATCCGAGTACAGGGTTCAAAATTGTCGGCATCCTGCCTACCCAAGAATTCTCGGATGCCTCACAGCCCATTATCTATACAGGACTGATGGTTCTGGCTGTTGCCCTGCTTGTCGCCCTAACCCTGATGTATCTGATTGTCCGCTCCATCACGAAGCCGATCCGCAGCCTGAACCGTTCGGCACAGCGGGTAAGCGAAGGCTATCTGAATGAGCAGATTCAGATGAACCGGGTAGATGAGATCGGTCAGCTGGCACAGAATTACAACCTGATGGTAGGCTCTCTGCGCGGCATCGTCTCGGATATTTCGGAAACCTCGGGACAACTCGCTGCCTCCAGCCAGCAATTAAATGCCACAACCGAAGAGAACTCCAGAGCCACCGCTTACGTGGCTGAACTGGTGCAGGACTCCTCCGAGGGTGCGCAGACACAGACCTCGGCCATGGCAGAGACCTCGCGCGCGATGGAGGAAATGTCCTCCGGTATTCAAAGGATCGCCGAAGCCGCCGCCTCCATCGTCGATTCTTCCGCAAGCACTGAAGCAGATGTGCGCAGCGGCAGCCGGAAGATGGAACAGGTCAGCCAGCAAATGGATGCCATCCGGACCTCTACCCACCACTCTTCGCAGCTGATCGGGCAATTAAACGGCCTGAACGATGAGGTGTCCGTGATGAGCAGTGCGATTACGGCGATCGCCGTACAGACGAATCTCCTATCGCTGAACGCCGGCATTGAAGCGGCCCGGGCCGGAGAACAGGGCCGGGGCTTCGCCGTCGTGGCTGCTGAGGTGCGGAAGCTGGCCGATCAATCCAAGAATACCGCCGGAGATATTCAAGATACCCTCCAGCAGATGACCCGGTTGATCGACCAGACCTATGAAGCGATCCGGCATACCGTCGCAGCTGATGTTGAGCTGGGTATTCAGGTCACCGCCGAAGCCAAGGAATCCTTCAACAGCATTGAACAGTCTACAGCCAAAATCAACAGCCAGCTGCATGACATCTCGGCTATTACCGAGCAGATGTCAGCGGGAGCGCAGGAGGTCGCCGCTTCCGTTCACGAGATCTCCGGTATCTCCCGTTCTACTTCTGACGCCTTCCAGAGTGTAACGGCAGCTACACAGGAACAACTCGCTTCCATGGAAGAGATCTCCGCCTCCTCTACGGAGCTGTCCAGGATGGCGGGCGATCTGCAGCTTAAGATTGAACGGTTCAAGCTGGAAGACTAG